Proteins found in one Oncorhynchus tshawytscha isolate Ot180627B linkage group LG25, Otsh_v2.0, whole genome shotgun sequence genomic segment:
- the si:ch211-152f22.4 gene encoding uncharacterized protein si:ch211-152f22.4, whose protein sequence is MYANYSPGEEVKCRMMARMMNSNDSGLERGYGNDYQITKRTYFQQPDSYTDSVSTERTPHVRNRKWNGGSKTYQKRPYSRRNGSRSASLEDTIQRGKERNTSALHDTSCRTTQGDTSTAHKIPSCLLKMIVIDLQPLSIVEDKGICAVMRAIEPTPEISSVTSKDLRLQLLQMYKETKEMVKKELASSDDISLTSELWVSRAEVSFVTVTCHYLGKDWHLKSHVLETANLPDEHTPKNIVDQMLKTAKTWGIKDKIHTVVMEGGTTMKDEVSKAGWTHISCLAYTLDLVFKDVLEKYPGLKTLLKKSQNVVRFFHCDIKAEQKLKEYQLKQKLPESVLIQSVGNGWLSSLSMLERFVEQHQAIAAVLLQRLEYNLWLADEDIKTINDVIASLQPFKKATKEMPRAGYESISFIIPLMNRCQRDIEKLAQNGNEVAFGLAKMCEWHFCNVKLNRWLTVSTVLDPRFKKLLLSDDNKVQLSRRQILKAMDDISTSAVSAPVGSGKQSHFDCDFMRYVKERPITMFQSPLKWWRVNKDLVDLKRIAHKYLGVVCTAIPLERVFAKEESDVFCNRRSCLETENVNMVLFLNSNCSTTM, encoded by the exons ATGTATGCTAATTATAGTCCGGGCGAAGAAGTTAAATGTAGGATGATGGCCAGGATGATGAACTCGAACGATTCAGGATTGGAACGAGGATATGGAAACGACTACCAGATCACAAAGCGTACATACTTCCAACAGCCAGATTCCTATactgactcagtgagcacagaGAGAACCCCACATGTGAGAAACAG GAAGTGGAATGGGGGTTCCAAGACGTACCAGAAAAGACCTTATTCTC GGAGGAATGGTTCCAGGAGTGCTTCATTAGAAGACACCATACAAAGAGGAAAAGAAAGGAATACATCTgctctgcatgacacaagttgcAGAACTACACAAG GTGACACTTCAACAGCACACAAAATCCCAAGCTGTTTGTTAAAGATGATTGTGATTGACCTACAACCATTGTCCATTGTTGAAGACAAAGGTATCTGCGCTGTTATGAGGGCCATTGAGCCCACACCGGAAATTTCATCAGTGACATCCAAAGACCTACGCTTACAACTTCTTCAAATGTATAAAGAGACTAAAGAGATGGTGAAAAAAGAATTGgcttcatcagatgacatttCGTTGACATCAGAATTGTGGGTTTCAAGAGCTGAAGTATCTTTTGTGACGGTGACCTGTCACTATCTAGGCAAAGACTGGCATCTGAAGTCCCATGTGTTAGAAACAGCCAATTTACCTGATGAACATACTCCAAAAAACATAGTGGACCAGATGCTGAAGACCGCAAAAACATGGGGCATTAAAGACAAAATCCATACCGTTGTCATGGAAGGAGGAACAACCATGAAGGACGAAGTCTCAAAAGCTGGATGGACACACATCTCTTGTCTTGCTTATACTTTGGACTTGGTGTTCAAGGACGTCCTAGAAAAATATCCTGGACTTAAAACTCTGCTGAAAAAGTCCCAGAATGTTGTGAGGTTCTTCCACTGTGACATCAAGGCAGAACAAAAACTCAAGGAGTACCAACTAAAGCAAAAGTTGCCTGAAAGTGTACTGATCCAGTCTGTTGGTAACGGTTGGCTCTCTTCACTCAGCATGCTGGAGCGATTTGTAGAACAGCACCAGGCCATTGCAGCTGTGCTCCTTCAGAGGCTTGAATACAACCTATGGCTTGCAGACGAAGACATAAAGACAATCAACGATGTCATAGCCTCACTTCAGCCTTTCAAAAAGGCAACAAAAGAAATGCCAAGAGCGGGATATGAATCCATATCATTTATCATTCCACTTATGAACAGATGTCAGAGAGACATCGAAAAGTTGGCACAAAACGGTAACGAGGTAGCATTCGGTCTGGCCAAAATGTGTGAATGGCATTTTTGCAATGTCAAGCTCAACCGCTGGCTTACAGTTAGCACAGTCCTGGATCCAAGATTCAAGAAGCTCCTACTCTCTGATGATAACAAAGTCCAGTTATCCAGAAGACAAATCCTCAAAGCAATGGATGACATCAGCACAAGTGCAGTGTCTGCTCCAGTTGGTTCTGGCAAACAATCACACTTTGATTGTGACTTTATGAGGTATGTCAAAGAGAGACCCATCACAATGTTTCAGAGCCCCCTGAAATGGTGGAGGGTCAACAAAGACTTAGTGGATCTAAAAAGGATTGCACATAAATACCTTGGCGTTGTTTGCACAGCAATACCACTGGAGAGAGTATTCGCCAAAGAAGAGAGCGATGTCTTCTGTAACAGGCGAAGCTGCTTAGAGACTGAAAATGTCAATATGGTACTATTTCTAAACAGCAACTGTTCTACAACAATGTAG